In Deinococcus sedimenti, a single genomic region encodes these proteins:
- a CDS encoding gamma carbonic anhydrase family protein: protein MPLYALDGHRPDIHPTAFIAPSADLIGQVTVSAQASVWFGAVLRGDLEPIRIGPGCNVQDGAVLHTDAGWPCVLDDHVTVGHRAIVHGATCGPGSLVGMGAVMLSGSSLGAGAMLGAGAVLPEGTHVPDGMLAVGVPARVVRHAPSGGNAQRYVLNAQRYRAGLQPLGEAGKDDPSARERAI from the coding sequence ATGCCGCTCTACGCCCTGGACGGGCACCGCCCCGACATCCATCCCACGGCCTTCATCGCCCCGAGCGCCGACCTGATCGGGCAGGTCACCGTCAGCGCTCAAGCCAGCGTGTGGTTCGGAGCGGTCCTGCGCGGCGACCTGGAGCCCATCCGGATCGGACCCGGCTGCAACGTGCAGGACGGCGCCGTGCTGCACACCGACGCCGGCTGGCCCTGCGTGCTGGACGATCACGTCACGGTCGGCCACCGCGCCATCGTCCACGGTGCCACCTGCGGCCCCGGCAGTCTGGTCGGGATGGGCGCCGTGATGCTCAGCGGCAGCAGCCTCGGGGCTGGCGCGATGCTGGGCGCCGGTGCGGTCCTCCCCGAAGGCACCCACGTGCCGGACGGCATGCTGGCCGTCGGGGTGCCCGCCCGGGTGGTCCGCCACGCCCCCAGCGGCGGCAACGCGCAGCGGTACGTCCTGAACGCCCAGCGGTACCGGGCGGGACTGCAACCGCTTGGCGAGGCGGGCAAGGATGACCCGTCGGCCCGGGAACGGGCGATCTGA
- a CDS encoding cold-shock protein yields MAQGRVKWFNVEKGYGFIEHPGNPDVFVHYSAIQSGGFRKLNEGDEVDFEVEAGQGSKGPQAKNVQVTNAAPAPMAARGGGSRW; encoded by the coding sequence ATGGCTCAAGGTCGTGTGAAGTGGTTCAACGTGGAGAAGGGCTACGGCTTCATCGAGCACCCCGGCAACCCGGACGTGTTCGTGCATTACAGCGCCATCCAGAGCGGCGGCTTCCGCAAGCTCAACGAGGGTGACGAGGTCGACTTCGAAGTGGAGGCCGGGCAGGGCAGCAAGGGCCCGCAGGCCAAGAACGTGCAGGTCACCAACGCCGCGCCCGCCCCCATGGCGGCCCGTGGTGGCGGCAGCCGCTGGTAA
- a CDS encoding YjgN family protein, producing the protein MSEPTTPESRPLGRHDPTGTRPTSAALADGPPAPMGGPADPPDVMRHDLSFTGSAGEYFRLWIVNVALTLVTLGIYLPWARVRTRQYFYGHTWLDGQNFEYRANPAALLRGYLLVGALFLLYGYSLDRELYWLMIPILLLYAGAYPWLVWRSLRFQAANTFHRGLNFSFHGTAGESYVAYGAANLAASVAGIFALPWAWFMQRQYQVRGLGYGQARGHFRGDVAPFYLIGLTSLGLSVGGVIVALLLGGMVAGAWSALSGELTSGRGEIWDRVSPTTLWIFAGVAYVSFLLLYVVGWQYVRGATMKYVLNNAELGGVVRSGATFNPWGLVWISVTNSLAQVLTLGLATPWAAIRRARFVLLGTHIRAITDLDHFRGQAQLPGTALGEAASELLDIQVGF; encoded by the coding sequence GTGAGCGAACCCACCACCCCAGAGTCCCGCCCCCTGGGGCGCCATGATCCCACCGGGACCCGTCCCACGTCGGCTGCACTGGCCGACGGGCCGCCCGCGCCGATGGGTGGCCCCGCCGACCCGCCGGACGTGATGCGCCACGACCTCTCCTTCACCGGGTCCGCCGGGGAGTACTTCCGGCTGTGGATCGTGAATGTCGCCCTGACGCTGGTCACGCTGGGTATCTACCTGCCGTGGGCGCGCGTGCGGACCCGGCAGTACTTCTACGGGCACACCTGGCTGGACGGTCAGAACTTCGAGTACCGCGCCAACCCGGCGGCACTGCTGCGCGGGTACCTGCTGGTGGGCGCGCTGTTCCTGCTGTACGGGTATTCACTGGACCGTGAACTGTACTGGCTGATGATCCCGATTCTGCTGCTGTACGCCGGGGCGTACCCCTGGCTGGTGTGGCGGTCACTGCGCTTCCAGGCGGCCAACACGTTCCACCGGGGCCTGAACTTCTCCTTTCACGGCACGGCCGGTGAGTCGTACGTGGCGTACGGCGCGGCGAACCTCGCGGCGTCGGTGGCGGGCATCTTCGCGTTGCCGTGGGCGTGGTTCATGCAGCGGCAGTATCAGGTCAGGGGGCTGGGCTACGGGCAGGCGCGCGGGCATTTCCGGGGGGACGTCGCGCCGTTCTACCTGATTGGCCTGACGTCGCTGGGTCTGAGCGTGGGGGGCGTGATCGTGGCGCTGCTGCTGGGCGGCATGGTGGCGGGCGCGTGGTCGGCCCTCAGTGGCGAACTGACGTCCGGGAGGGGTGAGATCTGGGACCGGGTCTCCCCCACCACGCTCTGGATCTTCGCGGGCGTGGCGTACGTGTCGTTCCTGCTGCTGTACGTGGTGGGCTGGCAGTACGTGCGCGGCGCCACCATGAAGTACGTACTGAACAACGCCGAGCTGGGCGGCGTGGTCCGCTCGGGCGCCACCTTCAACCCGTGGGGCCTGGTGTGGATCAGCGTCACGAACAGCCTCGCGCAGGTCCTCACGCTGGGCCTGGCGACCCCGTGGGCCGCCATCCGCCGCGCGCGCTTCGTGCTGCTGGGCACGCACATCCGGGCGATCACGGACCTCGACCACTTCCGCGGGCAGGCGCAACTGCCCGGCACGGCGCTGGGCGAGGCGGCGTCGGAACTGCTGGACATCCAGGTGGGCTTCTGA
- a CDS encoding M48 family metallopeptidase has protein sequence MPALAPGSETLRGVYFDGHSSRDRAATLTLSDPVRLDLEGESQVFPASAVVTDPPVPGVRRVVRLPGGARFETTEFAALLAWERARGQHRALRGVAWLEARWGSALAAVVVAFALTGAFLVWGIPALATQAAHVTPRGVLASFDEQTLQVLEDQDLVGPSGLPTERQAALQRQFRAVQAWAGGGYPYRLLIRDGEPSGFGGVGANAFALPNGTIVMTDQLVALARSDRELLGVLAHETGHVTRRHGLAAVYQGLGLGLVTTLITGDLVSASTFAAAVPAAILRGGYSRDAETEADRVSADFMLSQYGTTKPLQDILARLDREEEDDPADPSWLDIFRSHPVTSERVAALKALDRP, from the coding sequence ATGCCCGCACTGGCGCCCGGGTCCGAGACGCTGCGGGGCGTCTATTTCGACGGGCACAGCAGCCGAGATCGCGCCGCGACCCTCACACTCAGCGATCCGGTCCGACTGGACCTAGAGGGCGAGTCGCAGGTGTTTCCGGCCTCGGCGGTCGTCACGGACCCTCCCGTGCCGGGCGTGCGGCGCGTGGTGCGCCTGCCGGGAGGCGCGCGCTTCGAGACGACCGAGTTCGCGGCGCTTCTCGCCTGGGAACGGGCCAGGGGCCAGCACCGGGCGCTGCGGGGCGTGGCGTGGCTGGAGGCCCGCTGGGGGAGCGCCCTGGCCGCCGTCGTGGTGGCTTTCGCGCTGACCGGCGCATTTCTGGTGTGGGGCATTCCGGCGCTGGCCACCCAGGCAGCCCACGTCACGCCCCGCGGGGTCCTGGCATCGTTCGACGAGCAGACGCTGCAGGTGCTGGAGGATCAGGATCTGGTCGGGCCGAGCGGGCTGCCCACCGAACGACAGGCGGCGCTGCAACGGCAGTTCCGGGCGGTTCAGGCGTGGGCGGGCGGCGGGTACCCGTACCGCCTGCTGATCCGCGACGGGGAGCCCAGCGGGTTCGGCGGGGTGGGCGCCAACGCGTTCGCGCTGCCGAACGGAACGATCGTGATGACCGATCAGCTGGTGGCCCTGGCCCGCAGTGATCGGGAACTTCTGGGCGTGCTGGCGCACGAGACCGGGCACGTCACGCGGCGGCATGGCCTGGCGGCGGTGTATCAGGGGCTGGGGCTGGGACTGGTGACGACCCTCATCACGGGGGACCTGGTCAGCGCCAGCACCTTCGCGGCGGCGGTTCCGGCCGCGATCCTGCGCGGCGGGTACTCGCGCGACGCGGAGACCGAGGCGGACCGCGTGTCGGCGGACTTCATGCTCTCGCAGTACGGCACGACGAAGCCGCTTCAGGACATCCTCGCCCGCCTCGACAGGGAGGAGGAGGACGACCCGGCGGACCCGTCGTGGCTGGACATCTTCCGGTCGCATCCGGTCACCAGTGAGCGGGTGGCGGCCCTGAAAGCGCTGGACCGTCCCTGA
- a CDS encoding ROK family protein — MTADLPRSSALTSPLLALDIGGTSMRAALVQGGQVLERVEARTPRPATPDAVIEAAIALARPLAARAAAVGVACAGAVARGRVTATATHTFPGWVDIPLAERLGAGLGLPCAALNDARAAAWGEYAAGSGGGTTEFMFVTISTGVGAGLVLGGKLHLAANGLDAELGFVTVPAHWNAGAPTPAGRLAPLEFESSGTALNARAVTLGFADARSLCDAAEAGDATADAEYRHSAAGLAWKIADIAALIGVTRVALGGSVGLRPGYRTRVQEALAAFPERYRPEVVHAALGADAGLIGAALWAARSANG, encoded by the coding sequence GTGACCGCTGACCTGCCCCGCTCGAGTGCCCTGACCTCTCCCCTGCTGGCCCTGGATATCGGGGGGACGAGCATGCGCGCGGCGCTGGTGCAGGGCGGGCAGGTGCTGGAGCGCGTGGAGGCCCGCACGCCCCGCCCGGCCACACCCGACGCGGTGATAGAGGCAGCAATTGCGCTGGCCCGGCCCCTCGCCGCACGCGCAGCGGCGGTGGGCGTGGCGTGCGCGGGCGCCGTGGCGCGGGGTCGCGTGACGGCCACCGCCACCCACACCTTCCCCGGCTGGGTGGACATTCCCCTCGCGGAGCGGCTGGGCGCGGGGCTGGGCCTGCCGTGCGCGGCGCTGAACGACGCGCGGGCCGCCGCGTGGGGCGAGTACGCCGCCGGGTCGGGCGGAGGCACGACCGAGTTCATGTTCGTGACGATCAGCACCGGGGTCGGGGCCGGGCTGGTGCTGGGTGGGAAGCTGCATCTGGCCGCCAACGGCCTGGACGCCGAACTGGGCTTCGTGACCGTCCCGGCGCACTGGAACGCGGGTGCGCCCACCCCGGCGGGGCGCCTGGCGCCGCTGGAGTTCGAGTCGAGTGGCACGGCCCTGAACGCCCGCGCCGTGACGCTGGGGTTCGCGGACGCCCGCTCCCTGTGCGACGCGGCCGAGGCAGGGGACGCGACAGCGGACGCGGAGTACCGGCACTCGGCGGCAGGGCTAGCGTGGAAAATCGCGGACATCGCCGCGCTGATCGGCGTGACGCGCGTGGCGCTGGGCGGCAGCGTCGGCCTGCGTCCCGGCTACCGGACCCGCGTGCAGGAGGCGCTGGCGGCGTTCCCGGAACGCTACCGGCCCGAGGTGGTGCACGCGGCCCTGGGTGCGGACGCCGGCCTGATCGGCGCGGCGCTGTGGGCGGCCCGCTCGGCCAACGGGTGA
- a CDS encoding L-glutamate gamma-semialdehyde dehydrogenase encodes MSSTLMEGFLPFEHEPYFNFKDTQVAERQRAAFALVRERYLGKAFPLIVNGREVQGEGTFDVRNPADTREVVWSFQMATPAQLDEAVKAAQAAFEEWRFTEPFQRATIFKRAAELLRARRMEFNAVMTLENGKNWFEADGEVAESVDHFEVFARETMRWASGKPVYPMPDEHVTTVYEPLGVVACISPWNFPSAIPLGMALGALAAGNTVLWKPASETPLSSYLMIELLFEAGLPRGTVQFLTGTDDVLGDPLVDHPGVRMIAFTGSKEIGCRIYERAARVQPGQKWLKRVIAEMGGKDPTVVCADGDLEAAATGIVQAAFGYSGQKCSACSRVIVEESVYDDLLARVVEKARGLKVGLPEENADLGPVITQGSAERITKYVQEGQGRVRLLLGGDAPDVGERVGGYVAPTILADVPADDALFQEEIFGPVLAFTKARDWQHAIELANDSEYGLTAAFYSRDPRKIDEARKKIHVGNLYVNRKCTGALSGTHAFGGYGMSGTNAKVGGPDYLFWFLQTKTIAQRY; translated from the coding sequence ATGAGCAGCACCCTGATGGAAGGATTCCTTCCCTTCGAGCACGAACCGTACTTCAACTTCAAGGACACCCAGGTGGCCGAGCGGCAGCGCGCCGCGTTCGCCTTGGTGCGCGAGCGGTACCTGGGCAAGGCCTTCCCGCTGATCGTGAACGGGCGGGAGGTGCAGGGCGAGGGCACCTTCGACGTCCGCAACCCCGCCGACACGCGCGAGGTCGTCTGGTCCTTCCAGATGGCCACCCCCGCCCAGCTGGACGAGGCCGTGAAGGCGGCGCAGGCGGCGTTCGAGGAGTGGCGGTTCACCGAGCCGTTCCAGCGCGCCACGATCTTCAAGCGGGCCGCCGAGCTGCTGCGCGCGCGCCGCATGGAATTCAACGCCGTCATGACCCTGGAGAACGGCAAGAACTGGTTCGAGGCGGACGGCGAGGTCGCGGAGTCCGTGGATCACTTCGAGGTCTTCGCGCGGGAAACGATGCGCTGGGCGAGCGGCAAGCCCGTGTACCCCATGCCGGACGAGCACGTCACAACCGTGTACGAGCCGCTGGGCGTCGTGGCCTGCATCAGCCCCTGGAACTTCCCCAGCGCGATCCCGCTGGGCATGGCGCTGGGCGCGCTGGCCGCCGGGAACACCGTCCTCTGGAAGCCCGCGTCCGAGACGCCGCTGTCGTCGTACCTGATGATCGAGCTGCTGTTCGAGGCCGGGCTGCCGCGTGGGACCGTGCAGTTCCTGACCGGCACGGACGACGTGCTGGGCGATCCGCTGGTGGATCACCCCGGCGTGCGGATGATCGCGTTCACGGGCAGCAAGGAGATCGGCTGCCGCATCTACGAGCGGGCCGCGCGGGTGCAGCCGGGCCAGAAGTGGCTCAAGCGCGTCATCGCCGAGATGGGCGGCAAGGACCCGACGGTCGTGTGCGCCGACGGTGACCTGGAAGCCGCCGCGACCGGCATCGTGCAGGCGGCGTTCGGGTACAGCGGGCAGAAGTGCAGCGCCTGCTCCCGCGTGATCGTCGAGGAGAGCGTGTACGACGACCTGCTGGCCCGCGTGGTCGAGAAGGCGCGCGGCCTGAAGGTGGGCCTCCCCGAGGAGAACGCGGACCTGGGTCCCGTGATCACGCAGGGCAGCGCCGAGCGCATCACGAAGTACGTGCAGGAGGGGCAGGGCCGCGTGCGCCTGCTGCTGGGCGGCGATGCGCCCGACGTGGGCGAGCGCGTGGGCGGCTACGTGGCCCCCACGATCCTCGCGGACGTGCCCGCCGACGACGCGCTGTTCCAGGAGGAGATCTTCGGCCCGGTCCTGGCCTTCACGAAGGCCCGCGACTGGCAGCATGCCATCGAACTGGCGAACGACAGCGAGTACGGCCTGACCGCCGCGTTCTACTCCCGCGACCCCCGCAAGATCGACGAGGCCCGCAAAAAGATTCACGTGGGCAACCTGTACGTGAACCGCAAGTGCACGGGCGCGCTGAGCGGCACGCACGCCTTCGGCGGGTACGGCATGAGCGGCACGAACGCCAAGGTGGGCGGCCCGGACTACCTGTTCTGGTTCCTGCAGACGAAAACCATCGCGCAGCGCTACTGA
- a CDS encoding DUF4180 domain-containing protein has product MEPQQSDKVTTLPELGLTLQSATDIPQVVGATFGHAGLLLHDTDLGADFLNLRTGLLGELFQKFVNYCLPVAVVVPDPARYGERFAELAREHARHPAIRFVPDEAAGRAWLRGQP; this is encoded by the coding sequence ATGGAACCCCAACAGTCCGACAAGGTCACGACCCTGCCCGAGCTGGGCCTGACGCTTCAGTCCGCCACCGACATTCCGCAGGTGGTGGGCGCGACCTTCGGGCACGCGGGCCTCCTCCTGCACGACACGGACCTCGGCGCCGACTTCCTGAACCTGCGCACGGGGCTGCTGGGCGAACTGTTCCAGAAGTTCGTGAACTACTGCCTGCCCGTCGCGGTGGTCGTGCCCGACCCGGCCCGGTACGGCGAGCGTTTCGCGGAACTGGCCCGCGAACACGCCCGCCACCCGGCGATCCGCTTCGTGCCGGACGAGGCGGCGGGGCGGGCGTGGCTGCGCGGGCAACCCTGA
- a CDS encoding DinB family protein codes for MTDDSRNQRSQLAFARLLPKLFRGGQAFVGVEASISGLTDEQATTRPAGLPHSVAELVAHVNWWNRWMLDIIEMGQAQPYPKHASDTWPEVQASDWPRVKNEFYELLARIDPHAARPDLSNPVNHEETIGELLADMALHTAHHFGQVVTVRQALNLWPPPGGGDTW; via the coding sequence ATGACGGATGACTCACGCAATCAACGCTCGCAGCTCGCGTTCGCCCGGCTCCTGCCGAAACTGTTCCGGGGGGGGCAGGCGTTCGTGGGCGTCGAGGCGTCCATCAGCGGCCTGACCGACGAGCAGGCCACCACCCGCCCGGCGGGCCTGCCGCACAGCGTCGCGGAACTCGTGGCGCACGTGAACTGGTGGAACCGCTGGATGCTGGACATCATCGAGATGGGTCAGGCCCAGCCATACCCGAAGCACGCCTCGGACACCTGGCCCGAGGTGCAGGCGAGTGACTGGCCGCGCGTGAAGAACGAGTTCTACGAGCTGCTGGCCCGCATCGACCCGCACGCGGCGCGCCCGGACCTGTCCAACCCCGTGAACCACGAGGAGACCATCGGGGAGCTGCTGGCGGACATGGCGCTGCATACGGCACATCACTTCGGGCAGGTGGTCACGGTGCGGCAGGCGCTGAACCTGTGGCCTCCTCCCGGCGGCGGGGACACGTGGTGA
- a CDS encoding DinB family protein, protein MVTLDGVAGLFAGGPANVPWTRALDGLGEVEAARVPVGLPHSVAQVAAHVRFWQDWLLELSGGGTPVWPDHAADGWPEPGDWTDLRAALLDGQDRLQVLTRDAAFTAGHTPGGQSWATLLSNFAGHGVYHLGQVVLIRQALGLWPPPGGGDT, encoded by the coding sequence GTGGTGACCCTGGACGGCGTGGCGGGACTGTTCGCGGGCGGACCGGCGAACGTTCCCTGGACGCGGGCACTGGATGGTCTGGGCGAGGTCGAGGCGGCGCGCGTGCCGGTCGGTCTGCCCCATTCGGTCGCGCAGGTCGCCGCGCACGTGCGGTTCTGGCAGGACTGGCTGCTGGAGCTGTCAGGTGGGGGCACGCCGGTCTGGCCGGACCACGCGGCGGACGGCTGGCCCGAACCCGGCGACTGGACTGACCTGCGTGCGGCGCTGCTGGACGGTCAGGACCGCCTGCAGGTCCTGACGCGCGACGCGGCGTTCACGGCGGGACACACTCCCGGCGGCCAGTCCTGGGCGACCCTGCTGTCGAATTTTGCCGGGCATGGCGTGTACCACCTGGGGCAGGTCGTGCTGATCCGGCAGGCGCTGGGCCTGTGGCCGCCACCCGGCGGCGGGGACACCTAG